The Ursus arctos isolate Adak ecotype North America unplaced genomic scaffold, UrsArc2.0 scaffold_18, whole genome shotgun sequence genomic sequence ATActcaatttttcttctctgagatCACATCCTCTCTTTtgtactttctaaaataaaaatatatttgttcctACTTTAGTCATGGAAAGTGACAAAAGTCAGGCTTTAATGCAGGTGAGATTTAAATAatcctttttaaagaagaaaagtcatAGAAGATTATATAACTTCTGGGTTTCTCTGAGAACTGAGGAGAGCAAAATATTTGTCAGAACAGTGAAAAAAGAACCCATCCTTGACTGTGTACAGCAAATCCTGAATGCCTTCGTACTACTGGGGACTTGTTGGTGAGAAGCACAATTTCTGGGAAGCTTGAGCAAAACCGAAAATCTGACATTCTCAAGAACTGAGATGTATAAATCTTGGCAATTCTTGGTTTACATTTTCAGATTTTGAGAAGAGTTGAAAATCTCATAGCTACAACagcaatgaaatgaaatgaggtTTAGAAAAGTGAGTACTAGGAGAATTTGGTCTAGTAGAAATCCCTCACCAGGAACACACTAAGCCAGATTGGTGAGTTATCTTGCTCTGGTGATATGCATTTCAGACATTTGGGGACATGGATCAATTCTCTCAGACTATTAAGACTCTAGTCAGAGAATTTGTTCTTCTAGAGATTTAATgcctagagaaaataaatatttatctgaaaatgatAAACACACACGCAACTGAACTGGTGCTAAGCCAAACAACTGTATTTCTTCTTGGGACACTTGAAGACAAATTCTCTGGGAAGAGGTTGACTCGGAGAGGTCTACTTAGGAGAGAATGTGGCCCATGTGCTCTCTGAGCTGTTACTCTCTACCCTGGTCTACTTTGTTCTAACAAAGAGGTAATTTAAAGCCATAAGGGAAAATTCCTCGTGTGTAACTCCATACTAAGCCCTAGAGCTAATTAATGGAACCCATGGTTGGACTTTACAGATATACAAAGTAGATAGATCTGCACTACTAGTGAGAATAGAGAAAATTAGGTAGCCATTCAATTAACTATAAATCCATTACTATGATGTTTCTGGCAGAAAGTAGCAGATTCTCCTAGAAATACCTGGCCAATACATTCTTATGATCAGATCATGTATGCAGgtgatatattttttatctgttgGAGCCCAATTCAAATAGCAATTTTACTCTTAGTGGTAACACTGGGTTTAGGAATATTTCAGAAGAGCACTACTTTTGTTCACTGTTGACCAAACTGGGTTTGATGAAACTCGTTTTTCAAGATGTTAACAGTCAAATCAGAAAAGGAAGAGCTTTGCGCTCAAATGATAGAGAAACCATAAGGTGAGCAATATtaaacagaattcttttttacAGGACTTGCAGAGGATTTGTTAGGCTCATGTCTATTTTGAATGTCAAGAGGTGGTTAAAGAATGCAGCATTTTCCCCATTTAGTAGTCTATCCAATCTCTTTTTTGGAAGAGTGCTTTCTAATATCTTAAATACCTGTTGTTCCACAGACGAGAGCATGGAAGCCCTGAAAGGGTAGAGTCTCTCTTCTTCCAATGGAATAATCATGAAATCTTTTCACTTAATCTTTTCATAGATGGGTTAACTTTAATTCAATTTCATTTGACTAAACTGTTTTTGGTCCActtttattttaacagaaaatagCAGTTATAATCACAAAGCCCTTTTATTAATTGCTGGATGTGTCTCGTTGTTGGACAATGGGTGGCAATTACAATGTTGCAAAATTAAGATGAAGTATTTTCTATTAAGTTGTGGAAGACTAGCTCTCCACTTTCGCTTTTCAGTTTGAAAGACCCCATTCCACCTGCACACAGGAAATAGAAATTGCCAAAAAGTCTTGATTTGTATTGGATATGTAATATAATTTCCAAAAGTGGAAAATGAATTTCTAAAAGATCTATGGTAGTCATTAGGAAAGTCAAATGAAAAATGACTTAAACAGGCAATTCTTCAATCTTTCTGTCTCATTTCCACCCTTTATTAAGGGAGAAAGGGGTTTAACTGTGCTACTATCCAATCTGCAAAACAATTTCTGGACCTGTCACTTTTTTACTGGGGTCAATTTCATTTTATCGAAGCTCCTCAAAATttcaaatgctaaaaaaaaaaaaagccagctttTTGAAAGTCAGATCCCAGATGGATATGTTAAGAAACAAACCTCAGACTTCTATTCACTGTCTCGAAGGGGGCTTTCATGTTCCTCTCAAAATGTACAAAGCATAGACCTTTCCTATCCTTTGCTGATTAAATAGATCACATTTCATGAATCCACTCTGTATTCAGTGCTTTCTCGGCTCATATGAATGTATGCCTTGAAAGCCATTCACTGAACATTTAGCCAAATGGAATTATGTCTCGTTTGAACCAGATCACTGGTGTTAGGGGCAGGATGCCATTAGAAAACCAGCCAACAAACAAACACTATAATGTTTTAACTTTGAGTAACAATCATTAATACAAACTGAATTGGACAGAGATCCTTGGGTCAGAGAGGCAAAAGTATCTTCACAATTTAACCTATTTGTAGGTTCTGGAACTTAGTTTTTTCGAGGAAAAAAAACTAAGTGCTTTTTAGCTCTTTAATTCACCTTGTTTCACCTCACCTCTTTAAAATCGAGACAGATTCCTCTTGTGTACACGATAATTCTCAAGCTCAAAGGAAGCAGGGAAAAGCCCTGAAGTTACCCATTCAAGGTAATACTGTATGTacagtaaatatttgaatagaaaaCATCAGAGTGGAAGCTAGCTATTCCTTTGATCGGCAGCAATCCAGCCCTCACACCGCTATCATGTTACAGATCCTTAGTTGCTTAACATCACGTGATGCCTGGATCACCCTGGTTTGTGTTGGCATCTGAGAAGAACTCTCTTTTATCCACAGAGCTTTTGCACATCTGAATTCTTGATCTTCGCTACAAGGTAAATATTAGCCTATGAATATAGTTAACAACTACGTGCTCTTCCTATTAACCCATTAGTAGCAACTGAGGAAGTAAAATCAAGTGGTGTTTAAATGGATCATCTTCATCACGAACACCCACCTTGCACTTTACAGGTACAACTAGTGGCATACAACCTTCCGGAGAAACCAAGGGCTTTGTTACAGTAAACTGGTCCAGTGTGATATCACAGgtataaaaaatattccattctgtatCAAAACTAGGCACATGCCTTTATTTATAGTAACAGAAGTTAACAGAGTTGAGCAGTTTTGCCTTGGGCCCTATTTCTTGGCATCCTACATCAGACAAACGCATCAGCCCGCATCTCTCCGCCCATAACTCCAGGGATCTAGTCTCAGGGTCATCGCTATGGAAAGAAAGGTGAAATCACACTTGGATCTATCGTGGTGAGTAACTAAAAGCACAACCTCTCATTCATATTGCTTTAAAACATATACAGCAtatatgtttcaaaaaaaaagagtaaagaatatATTGATTTCTTTGTGGTGCTGAATCAACAGTATGGTATGATGCAAGGCTTTAACAAATGAGAATCATAGATACAAATTTTTCTGTAGAGTATGTTTTAGACAAATGCGTCTTTTTAATCTGTAAATCCTACATTGTAGGGTgttcctcttttgtttttgctgtggTAGAAAATGTTGAGTAACTGTCCATGAGCATGAGCCAAAGGTTCAGGTTCATTACTGAGATCCCCAGAATGCCAATATTTGCAATGCAAACAATTAGTATCCCACTGTGAAGGGCTCTGACAGTGTCTGCCTGCCTCGTGGTGAAGAGTCTCCATAAGAAGTCCTCCTGCTTCTATGAACCCTGCTTGGACACGGGGGCAGCTGCACGAGGCCACCTTTGAACCTAGTAATTGACTGTGCCCGCTGTCTCACTGGTGACCAACACCGACACGGAATCAACAGTGTGAGTGGTAGGCCCTCAGATCATTTTCATGTTGAACCTCCTGGGGCCAGccacctccccttccacaacAGCACCATTGTTTTTTCGGGGCACATACTCGAGGTCAATGCTGTTTTTGTGCTTGCCTTTCCCTCGGCTCCACacaaaaaggaggagaaaacaaaataaaaccactcCCAGGAATGTGAAACAGCCCATGGCCGTAGACACCAGTATTGTTTTAAGGTCCAGGGAAAAAGTATTGGCATTGGTGCCATTGGACATGGTGTCGTTGGAGTCCGTCATGTACATAGGGGTCCTGTTGGCATAAAGGAAGCGGTCTGAGGTGAAGCCTTTCACCGTTAAAGAGGCCGTGAAGGTGTCGTTCCCGGCTGCGTTGCTAGCGATGCAAACATACATCCCGCTGTCTTGATCCTGGGCAAAGCGGATTTCCAGGGTGCCATCGCCCAACACGGTGGCTCTTCCATTGGACTTGGTGGTGATAAAACGCCTCCGAGGTGTCACCCAGGAAATGACAGGCTGAGGGTCTCCGTCTGCGCTGCATTCGAGCTGGACCGTCTGCCCTTCATCCACTAGCAGATGCTGCAGCTTCTTTTCACggattttgggttttttgcaggtaaagtaaaaagaaagggcAGTGCTGTGGAAATCCTTGAATGATCTCTCACGGATGGTGTCGGGGCCGGCACACATGGGCTGCTGGCCCCCGAACTGCAGCGTGGGGTGCCGCTGCAGGATCCAGAGGAGACGGCAGTCACAGGCCAGGGGATTGTTATTGATGCTCAGGACCTCCAAAGCCCTAGGGGAGGAGAAGACATTCTCTTCCAAAGTTTCCAGTAGGTTCTGAGACACATTGAGCACACGAAGGAAGCGGAGCCCTTGGAAGGAGTGAGGCTCAATGGTGCGGAGCTGGGCCCCCACTATATGAAGCTCCTGGAGGCGGATCAGGTCCGAGAACATGCCGGCTTCGATAGTGCTGATGGGATTGTAGGAGAGGTTAAGGTGGGTCAGATATACCAGGTGTTTAAAGGCAAGGAAGGGGACCACGGACAGGTTGGTGTTGGTGATCGAGAGGGACGTGAGGTTGAGACCATAGAGGCTATTGGCAGGCATCATATCCAGCAGAGGCCAATAGTCAATCTCTAGATGTTTCAGGTGGAACAGTCTTTTAAAGGCATACACGGGCATAGTGTTAATATTGAGATGCTTCAGATGCAGGCTAATGAGGCTGCGGAGGTGGGAGAGGGCTTCTGTTGGTACTGCTGTGAGGTTGCATTTCTCCAGGGTGAGCTGCTCCAAGCTCAGCAGCCCGCTGAAGGCCCTGTGTGATATATAAACCAAATCATTGTCCCCCACCTCTAGAGACTTCAGGTTGTGCAGGTCCTGGAACATGTAATCCAGTAAAATGACAATCTTATTCTCACTAATGTCGAGCTTGGTGAGGTTGGATAGCCCCGTGAAGACTCCTAAGGGCACCAGTTTCAGGCGGTTGCCTTTGAGGCGGAGGGAACGAAGGTTAAAGAGGTTGTTAAAAGCTCCTGGCTCCACATTGGCGATGATGTTGTCACTCAAATCTATCTCCTCCAGCAGAGGATAGGAGATGAACTCCTCAGGGTTGACACTCTTCAGCCTGTTCTTGCTGAGGTCCAAGATTTTGGTCTCAATGGGAATGCCCTCGGGGATGGCGATCAGCCGCCTTCTGTGGCAGCTGACGGATTTGTTCTGGGCAGAGCACTCACAGCGAGCCGGGCAGCCAATGGTGGATCCCATGAAGATTAACACCACAGCCAGACCCAGGAATGGCTGCCAACATGATATGGCCGTGTGAAGCATGACTCCACCTCTTAGTCTACACCTAGGTCACGGGCCTGCGggagaaggcaggaagagaagtTGAGTTAGGACATGGATAGGTAAAGGGACGTAAATAAGGCAGCAAGTACGACGGAAAGGACCCTGGATTGGGAATCACACCGATCTGGGGTTAAACCCGAGAGCTGCCCTTATTAGCCACGTGGGGTAAGTTGTTGCACCTCCCTGTACGGTGGTTTTCTTggctgtaaaatgaggatgacaaTAGTAACAGCACCCTAGGATTAGGACAATGTCAGTATTTAACAGTTACAAAGAGACTAACACACTGGCACAGACTATGGGGCACACCAGCGTGTGTGTCACAAAAGGCTCTACTTTGAACCCAAACTCAAGCAACAGAGCCCAATGGCTAAGAGGAAACCTATTCAGCTTGAATCAGTGTCTGTGTCTCTAATGTTGGGAAATCATCCTCTACTCAAAAACGAAGCTAATACAAGCTTCATTCGGTATCAGGCTCTTAGGTTCAAAGTACAAAAACAAAGTTACATTCAATGCAAGAGGTTGAGGctttatttccttcatatatGAGCTATTAAAAACTGCCAGTTAGAAGGTATACATCCTTCAGAATTCAGTAAATCTTCATTTATAAaggggttttcttttttgaggtaaGCTAAAAGATCCTCACAATCTCTTCATAGGCTTTGTGTTTATTATAGGGAACAGACAGAATCAAGGCACCATAATGGCCATGATGCTGGAAATGCTTTAGGAATGGGAAAAGTtgcaattttaagaaaaaaagtttctaataaaTGAACTATCCTTTCATATTCAAATTCAAACCCAGTGAACCTCTTAAACTGAACTTATTTGgtatcaaatgatttttaactGTAGATAGTTAAGCAGAACCTGAACTTCCTGTTCAGCTGAATAGCAAGACGTGTGTTATTGAGCTTTCCTTCTTCACGTGAGATCCTGAGAGGTACACTCCATCCACAAACACCATATTTTACACAAGTCCCGCTAgtgtaaaacagtatttttagatAAAAAGGTATTTGATCAACTTCAGTATTCACTCCTAAATTCACCCCTAAAAGGCAATTGCAAGTATAATTCTCCATTCAGTGTTTATATAGACGTCTATATTTTCATGTAAAGCTGTGTCTACATCTAGATAAATatagccacaaaaaaaaaataactaggatCAAAGCTAATGCTGAATCACTAGAGAAATGTCTCCGAATGTAAGAACAAAGCAGAGATTCAGACAGTGCTCCAAAATCCATTATCTAGAAACATAGGAGTTGGTATTATCGGAAAAGATGTGGTAAAACTAGCATTGCTGGTAGCTCAAACTAATGTCtaaattatctgtaaaatgattaGAACAGGAGAACAAATTAGTCATGGCAtctctgaaaaaattaaattccttagaataaatttaatgaGAAATGCAAAGAATAGGACACTCAGCCCtactaagaaaacagaaaaaaagagacatatactATTTAATAGATTCAATATTATAAAGACATTGTTTTTCAAATCCAAATATATCTCTGTGATCTATGTATATATTGAGAAATTTGAAAGTTCATTTGAAAGAAGATAAATATGAGAGtaatcaaaaatattaaacagtAGTAATGGGAAAAGACTTCCCGTACACGATCTTTAAACATAAGTTGCAGAACTACAGTAGTGAAACAGCACAATACATGAAAATACAGTCAATGAAATGGAAAGTAAggaatttaacataaaatatatgtgaaaagtATAGGTGAAAGGTGGCATTTTAATTCAGTGTGAAAGCTATAAATGATGGGCTAGCTATTTATTTAGTGGGAAAAGATACACAACTTTACTTGGtccaataaaataaattccagatgaattAAGAACTACAATGCATGAACAAATAATGTATTAGAAgaaaattcaataattttataatagaGTTGAAAAGGATTTTCTATGAATAAAACcagaaaccatgaaagaaaatgttctacTTGAttgtatgcatttaaaaaataatagcataacaagcaaataaacaacaTACACATTGAACACCCATAGACAATGATCGACTTGGTATTAAACAGCTCTTATTAATCAACACGGAAGAGAGGTAATGTCGATAGAAAATGAGGCAATGAATGTAATAAACACTAAAAACAGCTAATCAATATGTGAAAAGATGACCAACCTCACTAGTAGGCAAAGAAATCAGGTTAAACAACAGGAGCATATCATTTTTACCTAAGTTTAATCCCTATTTTTGCCCAAGAGTAGAAGGAACTGATGGagggaatataaactggtacagcctTTTGAAGGTTCAGGGACAACAGTGAGGAGGTTACTGGATACATTAAACTTAAATATATCTAAGTTCAATATTGCATCCCTATGAGCcactttttttcttaactttgaatttttaaaagccactttATTGAGGgatgattgacatacaaaaaattatatatttaatgtatacaagcTGAGGAGTTGGGACATAAGTAGACATCTGGGAATCTATCACCACAATCTGTGCCGTCAGCATCCACTGCATCCAGACGAGGGTGGGTCTGATGAGCcgtatttttttctgaagatatAAGGAAATAATTTAACTAATGTGCACAGATGTTTGGTACAGGTTCATCGGGGTTTGGTTTGCTGgtttcattttatcttcctaaGGTGGAACCCTAGATCAttgattttgaaacttttttttttttttaagattttattttatttgacagagatagagacagccagcgagagagggaacacaagcagggggagtgggagaggaagaagcaggctcccagcggaggagcctgatgtggggctcgatcccagaacactgggatcacgccctgagccgaaggcagacgcttaacgactgagccacccaggcgcccctgaaacttcATTTCTAATATAAGcccttaaaactattttaaatgcttaattgCATTTCAgaagttttaatatatatataaaacttattcagtgactttttttgtttagtttagtttatgCTTCTTGTTGACTGAGGGATGGTTTAGGATAGAGTTAGCTTATTCCAACTATGTAGTTAGATCTTTCCTAGAGTCTTactctatttatttaattctggTGTGGTCAGAGAACTGCTCTGCAACCTTTCAATCCTTCAAAGCCTACTGCGATTGTT encodes the following:
- the LINGO2 gene encoding leucine-rich repeat and immunoglobulin-like domain-containing nogo receptor-interacting protein 2, with translation MLHTAISCWQPFLGLAVVLIFMGSTIGCPARCECSAQNKSVSCHRRRLIAIPEGIPIETKILDLSKNRLKSVNPEEFISYPLLEEIDLSDNIIANVEPGAFNNLFNLRSLRLKGNRLKLVPLGVFTGLSNLTKLDISENKIVILLDYMFQDLHNLKSLEVGDNDLVYISHRAFSGLLSLEQLTLEKCNLTAVPTEALSHLRSLISLHLKHLNINTMPVYAFKRLFHLKHLEIDYWPLLDMMPANSLYGLNLTSLSITNTNLSVVPFLAFKHLVYLTHLNLSYNPISTIEAGMFSDLIRLQELHIVGAQLRTIEPHSFQGLRFLRVLNVSQNLLETLEENVFSSPRALEVLSINNNPLACDCRLLWILQRHPTLQFGGQQPMCAGPDTIRERSFKDFHSTALSFYFTCKKPKIREKKLQHLLVDEGQTVQLECSADGDPQPVISWVTPRRRFITTKSNGRATVLGDGTLEIRFAQDQDSGMYVCIASNAAGNDTFTASLTVKGFTSDRFLYANRTPMYMTDSNDTMSNGTNANTFSLDLKTILVSTAMGCFTFLGVVLFCFLLLFVWSRGKGKHKNSIDLEYVPRKNNGAVVEGEVAGPRRFNMKMI